A stretch of Henckelia pumila isolate YLH828 chromosome 4, ASM3356847v2, whole genome shotgun sequence DNA encodes these proteins:
- the LOC140865675 gene encoding uncharacterized protein, whose protein sequence is MDKEKMVELKIQFQRFLNETQEFVHKVPPTQLYATIGAILLTTLLLVIIRLVKRISSNTIVLTGLSGSGKTVLFYQLQDGSTHQGTVTSLEPNEGTFVLHSEVTKKGKIKPIHIVDVPGHSRLRPKLDEFLPQAASVVFVVDAVDFLPNIRSASEYLYEILTKTTVVKKKTPLLLLCNKVDKVTAHTKDFIRKQLEKEIDKLRASRTALSSADIISEHSLGVPGETFTFSQCVNKVIVSEASGLTGDVAQLERFIREHVKP, encoded by the exons ATGGATAAAGAGAAGATGGTGGAACTGAAGATCCAATTTCAGCGGTTTTTGAATGAAACCCAGGAATTTGTTCACAAAGTTCCGCCAACTCAGTTGTACGCCACAATTGGAGCAATCTTACTAACGACTCTGTTGCTAGTAATCA TTCGTCTGGTCAAGCGTATATCATCTAACACTATTGTGCTGACTGGGCTTAGTGGAAGCGGCAAAACTGTTCTGTTTTATCAG CTCCAAGATGGATCCACTCATCAGGGTACTGTGACTTCACTGGAACCAAATGAAGGAACTTTTGTTCTACACTCTGAGGTGACTAAG AAAGGAAAAATAAAGCCTATTCACATTGTTGATGTTCCTGGCCATTCACGGCTTCGACCCAAATTAGATGAGTTCTTGCCTCAGGCAGCCAGTGTAGTATTTGTGGTGGATGCTGTCGATTTCTTGCCAAACATCCGTTCTGCTTCAGA GTATCTATATGAGATTTTGACCAAGACAACTGTTGTCAAGAAAAAGACTCCATTACTATTACTGTGCAACAAGGTCGATAAAGTTACTGCCCACACAAAGGATTTCATCAGAAAACAGCTGGAGAAGGAAAT TGACAAGCTTCGTGCATCAAGAACTGCACTATCTTCAGCAGATATTATTAGTGAACATTCCCTTGGAGTACCTGGAGAAACCTTCACTTTTTCTCAGTGCGTCAACAAAGTCATAGTTTCAGAAGCATCTGGTCTAACGGGTGATGTCGCCCAGCTAGAGCGGTTTATAAGGGAACATGTAAAGCCGTAA